Below is a genomic region from Thermochromatium tepidum ATCC 43061.
GCGGTCCAGAAATGCAGATTGATCAGGCGCTCAGAGAACATCTCGGTGTGATAGAGCCGCGTCATCAGATGGTAGATGGCCCCGATCGAGATCCCGGCCACCCAGCCGAGTGCACCCGAGTGCACATGGCCGATGGTCCAGTCGGTGTAATGCGAGAGGGCGTTGACGCTCTTGAGCGCCATGACCGGCCCCTCGAAGGTCGACATGGCATAGAAGGCGAGCGCCATGATCAGGAAGCGCAGCACATAGTCCGTGCGCAGCCGATCCCAGGCACCCGAGAGCGTCATCATGCCATTCACAGCCCCACCCCAGGACGGGATGATCATGGCGAGCGAGATCGCCGCCCCCAGCGAGCCGGTCCAGTCCGGCAGCGCCGTGTATTGCAGATGATGCGCACCGAGCCAGACATAGCCGAACATCAGGGCCCAGAAGTGGATCACCGACAGTCGGTAGGAATAGACCGGGCGCCCGGCCTGCTTGGGGACGAAGTAGTACATGATGCCGAGGAAGCCGGCGGTCAGATAGAAGCCGACCGCGTTGTGCCCCCACCACCACTGGATCATGGCGTCCTGCACCCCAGAGAAGATCGAGTAGGACTTAAAGAGCCCGACCGGGATCGCCAGGCTGTTTACGACATGCAGATAGGTGATCATGATCATCATGCCGAGGAAGAACCAGTTCGACACATAGATGTGCGAGGACTTGCGGTTGGCGATGGTCATGATGAAGTTGATCGTGAAGGAGAGCCAGACGACGGCGATCAGGATATCGATCGGCCACTCCAGCTCGGCGTATTCTTTCGATTGGGTCAGACCCAGGGGCAGCGTCAACACCGCGAGCAGGATGACCGCGTTCCAGCCCCAGAAGGTAAAGCGCGCCAGCGTGTCGCTCCAGAGTCGCACCCCACAAGTGCGCTGGACCGAGTAGAAGGCGGTGGCCATCAGGGTACAGCCGCCGAAGGCAAAGATGACGGTGTTGGTGTGCAGCGGACGCAGTCGTCCGAAGGAGAGATAGGGGCTGTCGAAGTTCAGGGCCGGCCAGGCCAGTTCCGCGGCGATATAGACACCGAAGGCCGCGCCCAGCACCAGATAGACCACGGCCATGATCGTGAACCAGCGCACGATCTCGAAGTTGTACTTCTGCTCCAGACTGGTCTGCATGGACCCTCCAGAAACCATTGGATACAGCCTTGAGGCAAGGAGGCCATCCGGCCTGGAATCGGCGCGTATCGAACCGGCGGCACCGATCGGTGAATCTCAATGGATCGCGCGCAGAAAGTCAACCCGCGAATCATCAAGGTCTATTTGAAGAACGACTCGACCGAAAACCCTTCGCTTTTGAGGATATCGCGCAGTCGGCGCAGCGCATCCATCTGGATCTGACGCACCCGCTCACGGGTGACGCCCAGCTCACGCGCCACGCTTTCGAGCGTCGAGTTCTCGTAGCCGTGCAGACCGAAGCGCCGCTCGATCACCTCGCGCTGCTTGTCGTTGAGCAGACCGAGCCAATGCTCGATGTTGACCTGGATGTCCTCGTCCTGGATGCGCTCGGTGGGGTCGCTTGACCCATCGTCCTGGAGCATGTCGAGCAACGGCTTGTCGGCGTCCTTGCTATAGGGCGTATCGACCGAGGTGATGCGCTCGTTGAGGCCCAGTATGCGCTTGACCTCGTTGATCGGACGGTCGAGCAACTGGGCGATGTCCTCGGAGGTCGGATCGTGGTCCAGGCTCTGCGCGAGCTGGCGCGCGGCCTTGAGATAGAGGTTGATCTCCTTGACCACATGGATCGGCAGACGCACGGTGCGCGTCTGGTTCATGATGGCGCGCTCGATGGTCTGACGGATCCACCAGGTCGCATAGGTCGAGAAACGAAAGCCACGCTCGGGGTCGAACTTCTCGACCGCTCGGATCAACCCAAGATTGCCCTCCTCGATCAGGTCCAACAACGGTAGGCCGCGATTGAGATAACGGCGTGCGATCTTGACTACCAGCCGCAGGTTACTCACGATCATGCGTTGCCGCGCCGCGTTGTCGCCGGCCTGGGCGCGGCGGGCGAGCTGGATCTCTTCCTCGGCGGTCAGGAGCCTGGACTCGCCGATCTCATTGAGATAGATCCGGGTCGCATCGAAATCGGCCTCGGCCGCGTCGATGGGGTGTTCTCCGGAAAGGCTCGACAAGTCGCCGTCGAGCCCATTGAGATCATCGTCCGAACCATCGGGCAGGATGGAACCCAAATCCTCGTCCAGCGACGACAAGGACTCGCTGTCGATCTCGGGTAGATTATCGGGGATCTCGCGGTCTTTGGCGCTCGACATCCACATCCTCCGCAACGGGACGAAGCTAGACGATGATACGGTTTTTACTCAGGCGAGGCGTCCAGGGGCAAGCTTCTCAAGCGACCCCGGCCAGCAGGGGGACGAAGCTGGCCGGTTCCAGGATCTCGTGACCAAAACCGCCGCGCGCCAGCCGCACCAACCGTACCAGGTGTTGGCGCGGCCCCTCACCGATCGGCAGCACCATGAGGCCGCCAGGCGCAAGCTGTTCGGCGAGTGCGCGCGGGATGCCGCGCGGGGCGGCCGTCAAGATGATGGCCTGATAGGGCGCGTACTCGGGCCAACCCTGAGCACCGTCGCCGTGGCGATAGCGCACATTGCGTATCTTCAGCGCATCGAGCCGTTCCTGGGCGCGTTCAAACAGATCGCCGACGCGCTCGACGGTATAGACACGCCGCACCAGTGAGGCAAGCACGGCGGTCTGGAATCCCGAGCCGGTGCCGATCTCAAGCACGGTATCGGGTGTACCATGCTCCAGCAATGCCTGAGTCATGCGCGCCACGGTATAGGGCTGAGAGAGGGTCTGGCCATGTCCGATCGGCAACGCCAAATCCTCGTAGGCACGACTGGCGAGCGCCTCGTCGACGAACAGATGACGCGGCAGCGTGCGCATCACGCGCAACACCTCGGACGAGTCGATCCCAGCATCGATCAAACGCTGGATCAGACGCTCGCGGGCGCGTCTGGAGGTCATACCGATGCCCGGATCGAGCGTGGTCAGGGTCATCAAAGACACCCGGTCAGCCAGGAACCAAGCGACTCCAGAACAGAATGACGGGTTAGATCGATCTGAAGCGGGGTGATCGAAACGAACCCTGAGCGCACGGCGTCGAAATCCGTGCCCGGACCCGCGTCCTGCTCGGGACCGGCCGGACCGATCCAGTAGATGGTCTGGCCGCGCGGATCGCGCGCCTCGACCACGGACTCGGCCTTGTGCCGATGTCCCAGCCGCGTGGCCTTGAACCCCTGGAGCTCGGCATAGGGCCGATCCGGGACATTGACGTTAAGGATGATGCTGGATTCGAGCGGATCGCAACACAGACGCTCGACCAATCGAACCGCCACGCGCGCGGCGGTGTCGAGGTGCCGGGGCGCGCTCGTGGTCATAGAGATTGCAATCGAGGGCAGTCCCAAGAACCGCCCCTCGGTGGCGGCGGCCACTGTCCCGGAGTAAAGCACGTCGTCGCCCAAATTCGGCCCATGATTGATGCCGGAGACCACGATGTCTGGGTCGATCGCTGGTAATCCGGTGAGCGCCAGGTGCACACAGTCGGTCGGCGTGCCGTCAACCTGGATGAAGCCGTTGGGCATGCGCCGAGCGCGCAGGGGTCGGTCGAGCGTAAGTGAGTTGCTCGCTCCGCTGCGGTCGCGATCCGGGGCCACGACCACCACCTCGCCTAAGGCCGTCAGGGCCCCGGCCAACACGATCAAACCGGGTGACTGATAGCCGTCATCATTGCTGACAAGGATTTGCATTGTTTCTTTGAGCGACTCTTGATGGCCCTAGGGATCATACTCTAAGGACTTCGATCGGACATCCCGACAGTGTCGACCGACCTGGGGACGGCTATACTCGCGTTCCAAGCCTGCCCAGACAGCCCCGGATCCAGCTCATGAAAACCAGACTCCAGGACGCCGACCGCCAGCTCTTCCGTAAACAGGTCGAGGATGCCGAGCCGTTGTCGTTCGAGAGTTCCGAACCCTTTCGCCGTCGTCCACCGCCGGTACCGCGTCCACGCCCGATCGAAGCGCCGGTGGGTGACGAGCGCATCGCGCTCGCCGAATCCGAGGTCGAGACCCACGACTATCTGTTCTTCGCACGTCCAGGCGTCCAGAACAGGGTACTCGCCGATCTTCAGCGCGGGGCCTTTCCGATCGGATTGGAGGTCGACCTGCACGGACTCCAGGTCGAGCACGCGCGCCAGATCCTGGCCGAATTCCTCAGCGAATGTCTGCATCGGCGGGTGCGTTGCGCGCGCATCATCCATGGCAAGGGCCTTGGCTCCAGCGGACGCGCCCCCGTGCTCAAACGCAAGGTCAACTATTGGCTCAGGCTTTATGATCAGGTGTTGGCCTTCTGCTCGGCGACCAGCCGCGACGGCGGAACCGGGGCGGTCTATGTGCTGCTGCGTAACCCCAACAAGAACAAAGCATCCAGGGCACGCCTGGACTGAGCGGAGACGCTGACCCTGCCTGTGGCCTCGACGTATCGATGAGGCCGCTGACCCTAAGCTGCCGGACCTCGACTTCGCCGCCCTGGTCCGCTTCTTTGCCACCACGCCGTGATATCATCCGCGACCATGCTGACCTATCCCGACATCGACCCCATCGCCCTTACCCTTGGCCCGCTCAGGGTCCATTGGTATGGGCTCATGTATCTGATCGGCTTCATACTGGCCTGGTGGCTCGGGCGCTGGCGCGCGCACCGCCCCGAATCCGGCTGGACGGCGGAGATGGTCGATGACCTCATCTTCTATGGTGTCCTCGGCGTCATCGTCGGCGGGCGGCTCGGCTATATGCTGTTCTATGGCTTCGATCGCATCCTGGACAACCCGCTGAATCTGTTCAAGGTCTGGGAGGGCGGTATGTCCTTCCACGGCGGACTGATCGGCGTCATAGTGACGATTTGGTTGTTTGCCCGCCGTCATGATCGCCACTTCTTCCAGGTCTCGGATTTTCTCGCGCCCCTAGTGCCGCCCGGGCTACTGGCCGGAAGGATCGGCAATTTCATCAATGGTGAGCTCTGGGGGCATCGCACCGAGCTGCCCTGGGGCGTCCGGCTCCCCTGCGAGCGTTTTCCGCGTCAGTGTCTCGATCAGCCGCCCGACAGCCTGCTGAGTCCGGCCGTGCATGCCTCTCAGCTCTACGAGGCCGCGCTCGAAGGGCTAGCGCTGTTCGTCATCCTCTGGATCTTCTCCAGCCGTCCACGTCCGACGATGGCGGTTTCGGGTCTCTTCCTGCTCGGCTACGGCGTGTTCCGCTTCCTGGTCGAGTTCGTGCGCGAACCCGATGCGCATATCGGCTATCTGGCCTTCGGATGGCTGACCATGGGACAGCTCCTGTCGCTGCCGATGGTGGTGGGGGGCGGGCTGCTGCTCGTCCTGGCCTATCGTCCACGAGCCACCTGAATGGCTCGACGACCGAGCAGACACAAAAAACCGGCCTCAAGCCGGTTTTTTGTGTCTTCACGATCAGGGCATGGCCTTGATGTGGGCGTTCAGACGGCTCTTGTGGCGTGCGGCCTTGTTGGCATGGATCAGGCCCTTGCGTGCGGCGCGGTCGATGCGCGGCACGGCCTCTTTGAACGCCTGAACGGCCGCTTCCTTGTCCTCGGCATGGATCGCCTTGATCACCTTCTTGATGAAGGTGCGAAGGGCGCTGCGCTGAGCCATGTTACGCTGACGACGGGCTTCCGCCTGACGGGCGCGCTTGCGCGCTTGAGGTGAGTTAGCCAACTGAGTCTCCTGAGAAATTCGATGTCTGACGCGGTCGATTGTATCTAAAACCAGGAAACCGCGTTGAGGGCCGGACGCCAATTATTAAGCGGGCCATACCGAACGCAGTCTTTGAAGAGTTGAAGTATTTCTGAGCGGATCGCGATTGTCAATTACAATTGGCGTTTTTCTTAATCTTTAAGTCGCCTTATTTAAGATCCATGGCCTCGCTGATCGCCTCGTTTGCCAAGGTGGGGGGCGGAACACTGTCGTCGCGTATGCTGGGATTCGTGCGGGATCTGACCATTGCGCGTGTGTTCGGTGCCGATGCCGCGAGCGATGCCTTCTTCGTCGCCTTCAAGATCCCCAACTTCGCCCGCCGGTTGTTTGCCGAGGGCGCACTGTCGATGGCACTGGTGCCAGTGCTCAACGAGCATCGCCAGCGACAGGGGCTGCCGGCGCTCAAGTCCTTCGTCGATGACCTAACGGGTACACTGGCCGCTGCACTGCTGCTGATCACCGGACTCGGGATTCTGGCCGCACCGCTGCTGATCCTGGTCTTTGCGCCTGGCTTTGGCGCAGACACCGATCAGCTCGCGCTGGCCACGACGCTGCTGCGGCTCACCCTGCCCTATGTGTTCTTCGTCACGCTCACTGCGCTGGCTGCTGCCGTACTCAATACTTACGAGCGTTTTGGGGTGCCGGCCTTCACGCCGGCGCTGCTCAACATCGTCCTGATCAGTTGTGCGCTGTGGTTGGCACCCTTGCTGGAGATGCCAATCCTGGCGCTGGCCTGGGGCGTGCTCGTGGCCGGACTGGTGCAACTGGTGTTTCAGCTGCCCTTTTTGGCGCAAATCGGGTTGTTACCGCGACCGCGCTTCAAACCACGCGACCCAGGTGTGATCCTCGTCTTCCGACGTCTGGGGCCAGGGGTACTGGGCGTGTCCGTGGGCCAGATCAGCCTACTGCTCGATACCCTGCTCGCCTCGGTGCTTGTGACCGGCAGTATCTCCTGGCTCTATTACTCAGATCGGCTCATGGAACTGCCGCTCGGCCTACTGGGCGTGGCCTTGGGCACGGTGATCCTGCCGCGTCTATCGCAACGTGAGGCGGCGCAGGATCCCGAACGCTTCTCAGAGACGCTGGACTGGGCCTTGCGGTGGGCACTGCTGCTCGGCCTGCCGGCGGCAGTCGGACTGCTGGTGCTGGCCGAGCCGGTGATGGCGACGCTGTTTTTATCGTCCGAATTCGGCGCGGAGGATGTCACCCGGGCGGCGCACTCGCTCATGGCCTATGCGCTCGGTATCCCCGCCTTTCTGGCGATCAAGGTGCTGGTGCCCGGCTATTACGCCCGACAGGACGTGCGCACGCCGGTGCGACTGGCGCTGATCGCGCTCGGTGTCGGGCTGGTGGTGCATCTGTTGGTCATGGTGCCGATGGGACATGCCGGGCTGGCGCTTGCAACGGCCTTGACGGCGGCGCTCAATGCCGTCCTGCTGCTGCGTGGACTGAAGCGCTCGGGCATCTATCGGCGCCACCCAGGCTGGGCACGCCTGCTCGGTCAGACATCGCTCGCCAGTCTGAGTATGGGCCTGATACTCCATTGGGGTGTTGGAGCAAGGTCTGATTGGCTTCAGACGAACACCTGGACGCAGGTTCTGGATCTGACAGGCTGGATTCTAGCGGGTGGATTGGTTTATTTGATGCTTTTGCTCATCACCGGACTAAGACCAGGTGATCTGAGCGAGTGTGTCTGATGGTCAGACACCCTGTCCATTCCACGAGGCCTCTCCATCGAATCGCACCGGGTCAAGACACCTCGGCCAGATCCCCTTTCTCCTGCAACCAGGCCCGCCGATCCGCCGCGCGCTTCTTGGCCAGCAGGCGATCGAGCAGCTCGTCGGTTGCATACGCATCCTCGAGTGTGAGCTGCACCAGCCGGCGCGTATCTGGATGGATGGTGGTCTCGCGTAGCTGGGCCGGGTTCATCTCGCCCAACCCTTTGAAGCGTTGTACATTGACCCGGCCCTGGATCTTCTCGGCAGCGATGCGGTCGAGGATGCCCCGCTTTTCGTCGTCATCGAGCGCGTAATAGACCTGTTTGCCGACATCGATGCGATAGAGCGGCGGCATGGCGACATAGACATGCCCCTCGGCGACCAGGCGTCGGAAGTGCTTGACGAAGAGCGCACACAGCAGGGTGGCGATATGGGCCCCGTCCGAGTCGGCATCGGCCAGGATACAGATCTTGCCGAAGCGTAGTCGGCTCAGATCATCGCTGCCCGGATCGACCCCGATGGCCACGGCGATATCTTGGACCTCCTGGGAGGCCAATACCTCCTCCGGTGCGACCTCCCAAGTATTGAGGATCTTGCCCCTGAGCGGCAGGATGGCCTGGAACTCGCGGTCGCGCGCCTGCTTGGCCGAGCCGCCGGCCGAATCGCCCTCGACCAGGAACAACTCGGTACGCTCGGGATCGGTCGCGGTACAGTCGGCGAGCTTGCCGGGGAGCGCCGGACCGCCCTGAGTCGGCTTCTTGCGCGTGACCATCCGCTCGGTCCTTAGTCGCGCCTGGGCGGCGCTGATCGCCAGCTCGGCGATGCGCTCGCCCTCGGCCACATGCTGGTTGAGCCACAGGCTGAGCGAGTCCTTGATCACACCCGAGACGAAGGCCGCACACTCGCGCGAAGACAGCCGTTCCTTGGTCTGACCGGAGAACTGGGGGTCGAGCAGCTTGACCGAAAGGATGTAACTGACACGGCCCCAGACATCCTCCGGTGCCAGCTTGACCCCGCGCGGTAGCAGATTACGGAACTCGCAGAACTCGCGCACCGCCTCGGTCAGCCCGCTGCGCAGACCATTGACATGGGTGCCGCCCTGAATCGTTGGGATCAGATTGACATAGCTCTCGGCGATGGGTTCACCCCCCTCGGGGAGCCAGACCAGCGCCCAGCTCACCGCCTCGGTGCGTCCCTCCAGGTCGCCGACGAAGGGCGTGCTCGGCAAGGTCTCGACCCCGTTCAATGATTGGAGCAGATAGCCCTGGAGCCCGTCCTGATAGCACCACACCTGCTCCTCGCCGCTGGTCTCATCGCGAAAACGCACCTCCAGCCCCGGACAGAGCACGGCCTTGGCCTGGAGCAGATGGGTCAGTGAACGCACGGCGAATTTGGGTGAGTCAAAATACCTGGAATCGGGCCAGAACCTCAGCCGGGTGCCGGTATCATGGCGCTTGACCGTGCCGACGATATCCAGATCGCTGACCTTGTTACCATCCCTGAAGGCCATGTTGTATTCCTGGCCGCCGCGCTTGACCCAGACCTCCAGATGGCGCGAGAGGGCATTGACGACCGAGACCCCTACCCCGTGCAGACCGCCCGAGAAGCGGTAGTGGTCCGAGTTGAACTTGCCGCCGGCGTGGAGCTTGGTCAGGATGACCTCGACTCCAGGGCGCCCCTCCTGCGGATGGATGTCGACCGGCATCCCGCGTCCGTCGTCCTCGACCTCCAGCGAGCCGTCGGCATGGAGCGTCACCGAAATGCGCTTGGCATGGCCGGCCAGGGCCTCATCGACACTGTTGTCGATGACCTCCTGAGCCAGATGGTTGGGACGGCTGGTGTCGGTGTACATCCCGGGGCGCTTGCGCACCGGGTCGAGTCCCTGGAGGACCTCGATGGCTGAGGCATCGTACTGGCCGGTCATGGACGCGTGGATCTTTACTTATGCAAGAGACGGGATGGGTTGAATCCAACTGGGGTTGCCGGAGCGCTCGCCCCGGTTTGACCGTTCAGGCGGGCTAAGGTACCGTACCTGTAAACCCGGATTCAAACCCCCGATGAAACAACCCAAGACCCCGCCCCAACCCTCGTTCGAGCAGTCACTGACCGAGCTGGAAGCCATCGTCGATGCCCTGGAGCAGGGCGAGATGACGCTTGAGGACTCGCTTGCGGCCTTCGAACGCGGCATCGGTCTGACTCGCCTCTGTCAACAGGCGCTGGAGGCCGCCGAACAACGGGTGCGGATCCTCACCGACCCCCGGCCAGACGCCGAGCCAGAGCCATTCGACGCCCATGACTGATCACACCCTGGATGAATTTCGCACGCGCTGCACCGCGCGCGTCGAGAGCGCGCTCGACCAGATCCTTCCGCCTGTGAGCGTGCAGCCGTCGCGCCTGCACGAGGCCATGCGCTATACGGTGCTGGCGGGGGGCAAGCGGATCCGCCCGCTGCTCGCCTATGCCGCCGGCGAGGCGCTCGGACTCAAGACCGCCCTGCTCGACTCCCCGGCCTGCGCCCTCGAGATGATCCATGCCTATTCGCTGATCCACGACGATCTGCCGGCCATGGACGACGACGACCTGCGTCGTGGTCGTCCGACCTGTCATCGCGCCTTCGACGAGGCCACGGCGATCCTGGCCGGCGATGCCCTCCAGACCCTGGCCTTCCAAACCCTGGCCGAGGCACCTGGGCTGAGCGCCGAGGCGCGCGTCGCCATGGTCGGGGCACTCGCCCGTGCCAGCGGGGCACGCGGCATGGTCGGCGGTCAAGCGATGGACCTCGAGGCCGAGGGCAGACCGCTCGATCTGGTGCAGTTGGAGAATATCCATATCCACAAGACCGGGGCACTGATTCGCGCCTCGGTGCAGATGGGCGTGTTGGCGTATGGCGGACTCGACGCCGACCGGGCCGATCGCTTGGATCATTACGCCAAGTGTCTAGGGCTGGCGTTCCAGATCCAGGATGACGTACTCGATGTCGAGGGTGACACCGCCCAGATTGGCAAGACCGCCGGGCGCGACCAGGCGCTCAACAAGGCCACCTATCCGGCCCTGGTCGGTCTGGCCGAGGCCAAGGCCATGGCCCATCAGCTCATCACCGAGGCCATCGAGTCGGTCGCCATCTTCGGCGAACGTGCCCAGCCGTTGACCTGGATCGCCAAGGCACTCCTGGGGCGTAAGAATTGACCACTCGAACACCCTGCAGGGTCCGACTTGTCCAAGCCACTTGCTGCCCCTACCTAGCGGCCATCCGTATCACGACGATGACACAACCCTCATGGACTCACTGATCAACTCGCTTGCTTCGACCATCAAAGGCCGCGAGATCGCAGACGTCCAGCGTAGCCTGGATACCCGTCACATCGCCATCGACAAGGTTGGAATCAAGGATATCCGCCATCCGGTGCGGGTGCTCGACCGCAGCGGTACCGAACAACATACGGTGGCGACCTTCAACATGTACGTCTATCTCCCACATGACTTCAAGGGTACGCACATGTCGCGCTTCGTGGAGATCCTCAATCGCCACGAGCGCGAGATCAGCGTCTCGACCTTCAAGGTCATGCTCAGCGAGATGACCGAGCGTCTGGAGTCCGAGGCCGGCCACATCGAGATGCGCTTTCCCTTCTTTATCAACAAGAAGGCGCCGGTCTCGGGTGTCGAGAGCCTGCTCGACTATGAGGTCACTTTCATCGGCGAGATCCGCCATGGTCAGCCGCACATGGAGCTTAGGGTCACTGTGCCCGTCACCAGCCTCTGTCCCTGCTCCAAGGAGATCTCGGACTTCGGCGCCCACAATCAGCGCTCGCACGTCACGGTCCAGGTGCGCATGGAGCGCTTCATGTGGCTCGAAGAGCTGATCGAGCTGATCGAGCGCGAGGCCTCCTGTGAACTCTATGGCCTACTCAAGCGCCCGGATGAGAAGTTCGTCACCGAGCGCGCCTACAACAACCCCAAGTTTGTCGAGGACATCGTGCGCGACGTGGCCAAGCGGCTGAACGCAGACGATCGCATCCTCGCCTATCGGGTCGAGGCCGAGAACTTCGAATCGATCCACAACCATTCGGCCTATGCCATGATCGAGCGCGACAAGGCCACCGAGCTCAGCCCCTTGGGTACCGCGCCCTGAGTCCGGACGAACCCCGTTGTCTGCTGCTGCACGGCTTTACCGGCGGCGGGGCCGACTGGTCGAGCGTCTTTCCTGAGGATCCGGAGCGGCTGGCGGTCGATCTGCCGGGGCATCTGACGTGTCCGGGTCCAACCGGCGAGTATCTCGATGTGATCCGGGCACTGCTCGACAGGCTGCCGACGAGCATCGACCGGGTCATCGGCTACTCGCTCGGCGGACGGATCGCGCTCAGCCTGATCCAGCTCGCGCCCGAGCGTTTTCGTTTGGCCGCAATCATCTCGGCCCATCCCGGATTGCTTGACCCAGACCTGCGCAAACAGCGGCGCTCGGACGATCAGGTCTGGATCCGGCTGCTGCGCGACCAGGGCATCGAAGCCTTCGTTGCGGCCTGGGAGCACCAGCCGCTGTTTAAGACCCAGGCGCGGCTTGCGCCCGAGATCCTGGCACGCCAGCGCGCGCGGCGTCTGAGTCACAGCCCCGAAGGACTGGCCAGTGCGCTCGAGCGGCTCGGACTGGGCGAGATGCCCGCCACCTGGGAGGCGCTTGCGCGCTATCAAGGTCGGCTCGACTGGATCGTCGGCGGCGAGGATCGGCGCTTCCAGACAATCGCGCACGCGGTCGTGGCACATCGTCCCGCCACCCGACTCCATGTCCTGAAGGGTGTCGGCCACAATCCGCTGCTAGAGGCCCCCGAACGGCTGCGCGCCTGTCTGGAACGCTCGCTCCAACCGACGCCAGACGCGCACAGGATCTCGATCGCTTAGAATCACCAAACTCCTTTGCGCCCTGCGCATCGTCGCAGTTCAAATCCCCCAACCAACGCCTAACCTGTTTGCACTAAATCCTATGTCCAACCATCCCATCGCCGGGGTCGGTTATCTCTTGCAGGGCCTGAGCCTCATCGCCCGCCCCGGCATCAAGCGTTTCGTCCTCGTCCCGTTGCTACTGAATCTGCTGATCTTCTCGGCGGCCATCTATGTCGGCATCGGTCAATTCGAGGGACTGATGCAGCTCATGGAATCCAGACTGCCCACCTGGCTGGGATGGCTTGACTGGATCATCTGGCCGCTGTTCATCCTGCTGTTGTTCATCATCGTCTTCTATACCTTCGGTCTGGTCGCCAATCTGATCGCTGCGCCCTTCAATGGGCTGCTGGCCGAGAAGGTCGAGTTGCTGCTCACCGGGCGCCCCATCGCCCAGGAAGGCGATTACGCCCGCCTCCTGGCCGAGCTGGGTCCGACCCTGCTCGATGAGCTACGCAAGCTCGCCTATGCCCTGCTGTGGGCGATCCCCTTTCTACTGCTGCTGCTGATACCCTTGGTCGGGCCTGTACTCTGGTTCCTCTATACGGCCTGGATGCTGGCAGTCGAGTACAGCGACTATCCGATGGGCAATCACGGTCTCAGGTTCGCCGAGATGCGCCGGCGGCTAAGCGAGCGGCGCTGGCTGAGCCTGGGCTTCGGCGCGGCAGTGGCTGGGATGTCGATGGTGCCGGTGCTCAATTTTCTGCTGATGCCGGTCGCGGTGGCGGGTGCCACGGCCATGTGGGTGCGTGAATTCCGCTCGCCCAATGGGTATCAGGGGCCGCATCAGTCGCGGGTGGCCACACACTACATCCTGCTGACCATCGACCATCTCTCAGGATACATGGACGGC
It encodes:
- the cysZ gene encoding sulfate transporter CysZ, which produces MSNHPIAGVGYLLQGLSLIARPGIKRFVLVPLLLNLLIFSAAIYVGIGQFEGLMQLMESRLPTWLGWLDWIIWPLFILLLFIIVFYTFGLVANLIAAPFNGLLAEKVELLLTGRPIAQEGDYARLLAELGPTLLDELRKLAYALLWAIPFLLLLLIPLVGPVLWFLYTAWMLAVEYSDYPMGNHGLRFAEMRRRLSERRWLSLGFGAAVAGMSMVPVLNFLLMPVAVAGATAMWVREFRSPNGYQGPHQSRVATHYILLTIDHLSGYMDGEIRAGPLAGRTLAATETSELLGLLDLCYRTDAESAEALEVYLTHERGQRIQGPRPHPGHAGAPPPSDRPGMDENEARAILGLAPEAGADEIQAAHRRLIQRLHPDRGGSDYLAAKVNEAKRVLMASRL